The following proteins are encoded in a genomic region of Candidatus Thermoplasmatota archaeon:
- the sepF gene encoding cell division protein SepF: protein MSFIKKPFKKFKEGAVKETDQYIDLGDMTFEDVPTTLGTGVKSMVKVAEVYRYEDINELTAHVYNGNILIVDYNSIANDELALKRITNELKSVARDTGGDVAGIGKGILIATPGGVKVDRHKLRGSY from the coding sequence ATGAGCTTCATCAAAAAGCCGTTTAAGAAATTCAAGGAAGGGGCAGTCAAGGAGACGGACCAGTACATCGATCTGGGTGATATGACCTTCGAGGACGTTCCGACGACACTCGGTACAGGCGTTAAGTCGATGGTGAAGGTGGCCGAGGTCTACAGGTATGAGGACATCAATGAGCTCACGGCCCACGTCTATAACGGCAACATACTCATTGTGGACTATAACTCGATAGCAAACGATGAACTGGCTCTCAAGAGAATAACGAACGAGCTGAAGTCCGTGGCCCGTGACACCGGTGGAGATGTGGCAGGCATCGGCAAGGGCATCCTGATAGCGACGCCGGGCGGAGTCAAGGTGGACCGTCATAAGCTCAGAGGGAGCTACTAG
- a CDS encoding GNAT family N-acetyltransferase, giving the protein MRIASYDETDHDEVLAMNLQAFGWPITEAAVKRYLKHDERWMDIVGVYAIERGRTIGQVIPLKIRTRTSEGEETVGGIAGVTVVPGKARKGIATTLMEAAHDILRDNGIRISFLLTTEFLVAYGMYRKLGYFDAISFSSAQKLVKVARKPKDTVLRPYRKKDWRRTDRLYRHGTRRLLGFVVRERAFLNKKIVTSPLTRENIMFVQDEKAEGYVVLAPGEDDVTVREIVCSNGRSFDRIMALVEAGAAEKYVLTYLQTSRLARRRFERRGYKLNRTTWGRVMVAPLVRELSNKKLSELYDFGGAFCMMALDTF; this is encoded by the coding sequence CCATTACAGAGGCAGCCGTCAAGAGGTATCTGAAGCATGATGAGCGCTGGATGGACATTGTTGGCGTGTATGCAATCGAACGGGGGAGGACGATCGGACAGGTCATTCCTCTAAAGATACGGACACGAACCAGCGAGGGCGAGGAAACCGTGGGTGGCATCGCCGGAGTCACGGTCGTTCCTGGGAAGGCCCGTAAGGGAATTGCCACTACCCTCATGGAAGCCGCTCACGACATTCTTCGAGACAATGGCATACGCATCAGTTTCCTCTTAACTACCGAATTCCTCGTTGCCTATGGCATGTACCGCAAGCTCGGCTACTTCGACGCCATCTCCTTCTCCTCTGCCCAGAAGCTCGTTAAAGTCGCCAGGAAACCGAAGGACACGGTCTTGCGCCCTTATCGCAAGAAGGACTGGAGGAGAACCGACAGGCTCTATCGGCACGGGACTCGGAGGCTTCTGGGTTTTGTTGTCAGGGAACGCGCTTTCTTGAACAAGAAGATCGTCACTTCGCCGCTGACCCGAGAGAACATCATGTTCGTGCAGGATGAGAAGGCGGAGGGCTATGTCGTCTTAGCACCTGGTGAAGACGATGTCACTGTCAGAGAGATCGTATGCTCTAACGGAAGGTCATTTGACAGAATCATGGCGTTGGTGGAGGCCGGAGCGGCAGAGAAGTATGTTCTCACCTATCTTCAGACTTCGAGGCTAGCACGGAGGAGGTTCGAGAGAAGGGGCTACAAGCTCAATCGCACAACCTGGGGGCGGGTCATGGTCGCGCCCCTCGTGCGAGAGCTCTCCAACAAGAAGCTCTCCGAGCTGTACGACTTCGGCGGGGCCTTTTGCATGATGGCCCTGGACACATTCTAG